The following is a genomic window from Sciurus carolinensis chromosome 15, mSciCar1.2, whole genome shotgun sequence.
ATAGGTGTAGTTTGTTCTACATTGTGGGAGAGAACAGCTTGTTTTCCTCCTTGTGTTATGGCCTCCCACATGCCTCTTCCACCATCATATATGAAGTgctttatctttccattttttccttgtAGATCCAGCTTTCCAAAATTGGACCACCCTTTATTATCAAGAGCCAGCCAGTCTCCAAACCAGAGTCTCGAGCATCCACTAGCACATCTGTCAGTGGGGGGAGGAACACAGGAGCCAGGACGCTTGCAGACATCAAGGCCCGTGCCCAACAAGCTAGGGCCCAGCGTGAGGCTGCTGCAGCCGCTGCAGTAGCTGCTGCAGCGAGCATCGTCTCTGGAGCCATGGGGAGCCCAGGCGAGGGTGGAAAGGCAAGAACGCTGGCACACATCAAAGAGCAGACCAAGGCTAAGCTCTTTGCAAAGCATCAAGCCCGAGCCCACCTCTTCCAAACTTCTAAAGAGACCCGGTTGCCTCCAATCAGCTCCAAGGAAGGTCCTCCAAACTTGGAAGTCTCTTCTACACCTGAAACAAAAATGGAAGGTTCCACTGGGGTCATTATTGTCAATCCAAATTGCAGATCTCCTAGCAACAAGTCCGCACACCTCCGGGAGACCAGCACTGTTTTACAGCAGTCTCTTAACCCAACTCAACTTCCAGAAACCGCCACTGACTTATCTGTACATAGTTCGGATGAAAACATACCTGTGTCACATTTATCTGAGAAAATTGTTTCATCTACCTCTTCTGAAAATAGCAGTATGCCCATGCTTTTCAATAAAAATTCTGTCCCTGTGTCTGTTTGCAGCACTGCTATATCGGGAGCAATTAAAGAACATCCCTTTGTGAGTTCTGTTGACAAATCCTCTGTGCTGATGTCTGTTGACAGTGCAAACACTACAATTTCTGCTTGTAATATAAGCATGTTAAAAACCATCCAGGGAACTGACACTCCATGCATAGCCATTATACCAAAATGTATTGAAAGCACTCCTATTCCGGCCACGACAGAGGGCGCCAGTATATCAAGCTCCATGGATGAAAAGCCTCTGCTAATACCAAGCAGCAGTGCTACTAACTTAGTCTCCAGTCAGTACACCTCTGTGCCAACTCCCTCCATTGGAAATAATTTGCCAAACCATCTCTCCACTAGCTCTGTCTTGATTCCCCCCACGGGAATTAACAACAGATTTCCTTCTGAGAAAATAGCCATGCCTGGGAGTGAAGAACAGGCCACTCTATCCATGGGTACCACTGTGAGAGCAGCCCTCAGCTGCAGTGACTCAGTGGCAGTCACTGACACTCTGGTTGCACGCCCACCTGTCGCAATGTTTACTGGAAACATGCTAACTATAAACTCTTTCGATAGTCCTCCCAAGTTAAGTGCTGAAAGCTTGGACAAAAATTCAGCGCCTCGAAACAGGGCAGACAATTCTGGGAAACCTCAGCAGCCACCAGGGGGCTTTGCACCAGCAACCATAAACAGATCCATTCCCTGTAAAGTCATCGTTGACCACAGCACTACGCTGACCTCCAGTTTGTCACTGACTGTCTCCATTGAAAGTGCAGAAACCAGCTTGGACCTCCAGAGCAGATCTGTGAGGACAGAGGTATCCATCCAGCCCATGGCGTGTCCTCAGGTCTCTGTAATTAGCAGGCCTGAACCAGTGACGAGTGAAAATATAGACCACAGTTCGAGTTTCATTGCTGCTTCTGCAGCCAAACAAGACTGTAAAACCCTGCAGGCCCCCTGCACCAGTCTCCGAGAACTGCCCCTTGTCGTTCCAGACAAATTAAATGAGGCGGCTGCTCCTAGCCATAGCTTTGCTGAGCAGACACGTAACCCAACTACTTTCAAGAGTGAAGCAGACACGACCTGTAGCAATCAGTATAACCCAGGAAACCGGATTTGCTGGAATGACGATGCCATGAGGAGCACAGGACAGCCTCTGGTCAGTCACTCCAGTTCAAGTAAACAGAAGGAGTATGCAGAGCAGAGCTGCCCGAAGGCCATCAAAACTGAACACACCAGCTACTCGCACGTGTCAgaactgcaccccaggaatctcaTAGCAAACGTCACTCTTCCTGTGAAATCCGAACCTCATGAAGTGGACAAGGGCTTTAGAATGGACACCGAAGACTTCTCTGGCCCTGGGCTGCCTCCGCCGACTGCAGAGGTAGCCACCAGCATACCACAAGCACAGAACCTGGACGCTCCTTCGTCCAGTGCCAGGGAAGAGGCCATTTCTTTGGCTCCAGATACCCTGAAAAGAATTCCGAGTGCAGGAAGCTCAAGCTGTCGTCTGTCATCCGTGGAGGCTAACAACCCACTGGTGACACAGCTACTGCAGGGCAACCTGCCTTTGGAGAAAGTGTTGCCACAGCCCAGGTTGGGAGCCAAGCTCGAAATCAACAGGCTTCCTTTGCCCCTTCAAACTACCTCAGTGGGTAAAACACCACCAGAGAGGAACATCGTTGAAATGCCTTCCAGCTCTCCAAACCCAGATGGTAAGGGCTACTTGGCAGGGACTCTTGCACCACTACAAATGAGAAAGCGAGAAAACCATCCCAAAAAGAGAGTAGCCAGGACTGTGGGGGAACACACTCAAGTTAAATGTGAACCAGGGAAACTGTTGGTGGATCCAGATGTAAAAGGGGTGCCATGTGTCATAAATTCAGGCATGAGTCAGCTAGGACACAGTCAGCCGTTTAAGCAAGAATGGCTGAACAAACACTCCATGCAGAACAGAATTGTTCACAGCCCTGAGGTCAAACAGCAAAAGCGGCTGCTCCCCGCGTGTAGCTTCCAGCAGAACCTATTTCATGTTGACAAAAATGGCGGCTTCCACCCTGATGCTGGTACCTCACACAGACAGCAGTTTTACCAAATGCCCATGGCTGCCAGGGGCCCCATTCCCACTGCAGCTCTCTTACAGGCCTCTTCCAAGCCCCCTGTGGGCTGTAATGCATTTGCCTTCAATAGGCATCTTGAACAAAAGGGATTGGGAGAGGTGAGTCTTCCTTCAGCACCCCACCAGCTAAGGTTAGCCAACATGTTGTCCCCCAGTATGCCCATAAAGGAAGGTGATGATGTGGGAGGGGCTGCACACACAATGCCAAACAAAGCACTAGTGCATCCTccactgcccccacccccccccccccccaccccctccacccttGGCCTTGCCCCCgcctcccccaccaccacctccactacCTCCACCTCTCCCTAATGCAGAAGTCCCATCTGATCAAAAGCAACCGCCAGTTACCATGGAAACCACTAAGAGACTTAGTTGGCCACAGTCCACGGGCATATGTAGCAATATAAAATCGGAACCTCTTTCTTTTGAGGAAGGTTTAAGCAGCAGCTGTGAACTGGGCATGAAACAAGTTTCCTATGAccagaatgaaatgaaagaacagtTAAAAGCATTTGCGTTAAAAAGTGCAGATTTCTCTTCCTATTTGCTTTCTGAGCCACAGAAGCCTTTTCCCCAATTAGCTGCTCAGAAAATGCAGGTGCAGCAACAACAGCAGCTCTGTGGAAATTATCCAACAATACACTTTGGTAGCACGAGCTTCAAAAGGGCAGCGTCTGCAATTGAAAAGTCCATTGGGATTTTGGGAAGTGGCTCTAGTCCTGCCACGGGCCTGCCTGGTCAGAACGCTCAGATGCCTGTTCAGAACTTTGCCGACAGCAGCAACGCGGACGAATTGGAACTGAAATGCTCTTGCCGCCTGAAAGCCATGATTGTGTGCAAAGGCTGTGgggccttctgccatgatgactGCATAGGTCCTTCAAAACTCTGTGTAGCTTGCTTGGTTGTACGATAAGAGCTGAGTGAAAGATGCAGTATCCCTTTTTGACACCGAAAAAGCAAACAGCATCAGCAACAGCAAATTGAATAACCTAGTGACTTATTATAtgctaatttatttcactttgtaaCAGGTTATCTTTCTTCCATAggattattattttcttgcattttttttttataatggggAGGACGCATACCAAATGACTGACTCAACAGCATGTCCTTTACATACTTAGTTGCCAGCTTCAAAAGTTTCTCTCTGTGCATATACAGGTTACTGCCCCACACCCCTTTTAACCCAGATACAGATAGGAAAAGGACAGTTTTTATTGCTTCATCACCAGAAATGCAGATGTAGAAAGAGGATGATAAAAATAACATGGACATGTATTTTTCCATCGATTAGCCATTACCGCAAGTATTTCTGTACTTGCCTTTACCACAGTGATGAAGTCATATTTGGAATGGGGAATCTGATTTAAGTGTGCGATTCCTTGTATTTATTCATATCACAAAAGATAGATTAAAGAAAGCATGCCATTAATGAAATCCACTGtccctgttctctttcctcccttcttacTCTTTCTCAGATACTGTGGCAGAAAATATATATCTGCCTTGGATTTTGTACACAGATTGTAGAAAAATGTGTCCTGTACCTGAAATTGCATCATGGGCCTTGTATCCAGTAAACTGGATCTAGCCCTTGGACACCTGATAATGTAAGACTGGTTGGCCAACATAGAGTCACAGGCCCAGAAAAGTTTGGAGCGTCATGTATGGCTTTTAATACCAAGtatgaaaaaatatcttaaaaagcaaataaaacactGAATGTGCATGTTTAAATGGTTTGATAATGTACATATTAATACTTCTACTCATTCTGATTAAATGACTAGGTATTAAAATTGGAGGGAAAATAATAGTAGCCCTTATTAATGACACCAGTGCATTCTGGTCTCCACCTCTGCAGAGGTTGGCCACCTCTTTTTACAAGTGTCATTGATGATAAAAGGAACTTCAGAGGGTTGAAGTGTGACACTTTtctgaaccatttttttttctcatgattcaGTCTAATTGTATTTGACTGCAAAATaacccttattttttaaaaagtgcatttttAGGTATTGCATGTTTTGTACCCCCACCCAATATCTGGGGCCATAAACTGCTTTCGAAAAAGGGATACTGCATCTTATAATTATCTTCAGTGTTTATCCAGTTAAGTCTGAGTGTCAAATACTTGAGCTACATTCCCTATACGCTGGCCATCCTCATGCTGGAGAACAGCTGTAGTTCAGGAGGAGGCTCTGTTCCCAAAAGCAAGTTCAAAAGCACATGAACATGTGGGAagatgaaagaaagcaaaaaccaCGCCCATTTAACTTCAGATTCCAGAGCACAAAATGTGGAATACCATTAATCCATTGATTGATTGTGgctatagaatttttttttaaaacggGGGGAAATCATCTCTATCCAGGGTAAGAATGACAGATATTTTCACATGGGATCACTCTAATCAATGTAAACTCTTCAACATTCCCTGAAAACATGTCTTATATGTTAACTGGAATGTATAGAAGTTACATTCCTGAAGCAAAATACACCcgtaattattttataatcaacTATGGTATTTTCCCTCCATATTTATTGTGATGTTGCCAAATTTTTTTTAGGTAGTAGAGGACAttgttttttattagaaaattgcTGATAGtgaaagatacttaaaaaaagcaaagaaggtCCTGCCCTGTGGCCACATTTAGGTGCTTCAGTACTGTCACTTCTgttattcatattaaaattaacaaattaatgaCTGAGAAAATTAACAATGCACTTAACTAGCCCTTCCCAAGGAATGCAGCATAAGTGCCAGCAGATCTGTAGTTAACTTCACTCAAGGATACATGTGGATGGTGTCCTTTTGGATGATGTCTTTATGGTCTGCTTGGCTCTGATTTCATCCTAATTTCAAAGATCATGTTCTCAGCCTCACAGTGGGGCACTCATAATATAGACAATTGCATGCCAACTTCTTCCAAATTGTCGCTGCTATACCAGTGTCAGATACTGTCTACACCAGCAAATTGAAAACTACCACATCGGTAACTGACACACATTGAAAGAAACTCCAGTCTACAAAACCTTTGCACTCTATATGTGAGGTACAGTTGAGGCCAATGTGATACTGGGCTCATTGTCAGTTCCATCAGTGTTGAAGACTGCCTGCAAGTTGCTTACTGGGAATAAAGAAAAGTGTCCTTCTGTATGTTTGAAGTTTTCACATCATATGTTTGGAGAATCAATTGTTGATAGTGCATGAATTCTCTCACCCAGGTCCAAAGAGCATAACTTTTTGTGCCCTTACTCTTTTTTGACCCAATCCAAATTCCTACCTTTCTCATATGGTTTAtatcactgaaaaatgaaaatctttgggctaaaaaaattaaattgagaagTAAAATGTGGATCAGGTGTTTCATAGGTGTCCATTTAATACATATGTACAAAAGCCAGTATATTTGAATTAGGTGAGTAGGTTCTTAGTTCCTTGATTTCTACATGTGTCTGCCTATGTGCAAATAGAGTATGTTATTTACTGCATAGTTATTGTGCTGTAATGTGCAAATTTCAGTGTGTGCATTATCCTGATTATTGAACACTTATATCCCTATCAGGAATAGAACTTGCACAtgtaacatgtatttttttttttttttttttttttaatcacaaaggaTGTATTTCCCTAAGTAGCACTTTTGGagcaggggaaggaagaaaactgcTACTCCCTCATCCCCCTCCTATATGATATGCATATGCCTGAGTTGTATAAAGACATTTAGGTCGTTAATGGGCATGTTAATAAGAGCGTTCTGAtgcaaattcattttcaaaatgatatttttccttccccaaagtGAAAAATGGCAGAAATGTTGGTGAACTGAGCAccatagttatatataatatttcccTGTTGAGGTCTAGTTTGaagaaaaaacttgaaaacaaaccTGTGAGGTTGAGCCTGGTTGCGATAAAGACTGTGGTGGTGTGTGCTTCTGGGATGAGCTGTAGAAGGCATAGTTGACTTCTGGACCTTGGATATTCTTACTCAGTTCAATATAAACATAGAGAAACGAGCTGGTGCCCATGGTGCTTTATAGTGCAGTCAAGAGTAAAAATACACGTTGCTGCAGCCCCATTTCCTTCACAAACACTCGCACAATTTCAAAAGAGGAAGTTGCTGTGGCCTCTGGTTTCCCAGCTTCTCCGTGGTATGAAGTCCCAGGTTTTAGAAGCTGAAGCCAATCTTAGGGTGCATCGTCTCTGTGGTGTGGAGGCCCAGCACCGCACTAGCTGCCTAGGGGAATGACCCCCGCCGAACATGCAGAGCTCAGACTCATTGTCCATCTGTGTTCCCAGAGAACAATGTGAAGAGTCCTAGAACAGGAACTCATCAGACTGTCAGGGGCCTATGTAGCCAAAACGTCACTGAATATAAAACTCCTGTCGTCTTCAGCCCTCATGCTTTGTCACTGTAAAGCGAACAAAAAGCATTTTTACTATAATTTAAAGGAGCTGCTTTTTTATAGCACATACTATTTCGCTTTGTACTATATTTGATAGTTGCAGAATAATTTAGACTGTAGAAAAACTTTGTTGTATTTGTACTGTTCATGAATGTTCCAAGGAAAGTGCTTTACTTGGTTGCCATAATTTTCTTGTACTGCTgtaaccccccaccccccacgcTTCATGGAAACCTAATCTAATTCCTATTTTCAgtacagtttttttgtttttaaatatgtttgtatttttttttttttttttggtcagtattCTGAATGTTTACATCTGTTTGACATTAGCCATTTAATGCCTTTTTTGAAAGGCAGAATTACTCCTACAGTGTAACAGCAAAATGTGAAATCAACCCAAACATAACATGCATGACAAACAGATTGAGGGCGAAGGCCCTGAACGTACATAGACATTTTATATCAGCATACAGAGAAGTAAAACCCTCCTTCAGTCCTCTACCAAAGAATATATTATTCCCACAGGAAAAACTCAGAAAGGTGTGTAAAATCCTCAGAAGGGGGAGCAGTTGATTCAGTAAGACTGCTACAATTTAAAACTGTTATGCTTGCTTTGATACCTGACTAAATGTGACTGAGTACaacaagcatttaaaaaaatttttagacagTGTTTTGTTTAGAATTCAGGGATCATGCATTCTTTAATGgtgctgtttgtttttttatttcttttctacaaagaaaaaagtgttgCCTACAAAAGTGACTGCTCACAATACCATAAGTTAAATGAAACGTTTGTCTCttcatgtttctctgtttttccCTTTCTCGGAGTAAAAATTTGggtttcaatattaaaatattctggaaaaaataaagaaattaaacatcAAATATTGTccgttttcattttttaatgaaatgagatAGTTGATATACATATGCAAAATGTACTAATGATACATTGAACGTTTGACTAAGAAATACAAGGAAAACAAACTATACTGTTAAATTATGTACACTTATTTTCGGTACAGTAAATTGACAACATGTGGTTATAACTTGTTAATACAGTAAAAACTaacactgaaacctctgaaattaatGGTATTTGCTATGCTCAGcatttaaaactatatttggACCTTCTTGTTTTCGTAAAGATCTAAGTTCTTTATGCCAAAAGGCATTCAGGTCAAACAAATTGTTACttccatatttaattttatctttcaaaatgagTAGTACAGAAAATGATCTTCTGGTTAATTTTTTTATCCTACATTAAATATTATTGCTATAGTTATTTGAATAAAATGCTGTGAACCATTAGAGCAAAATTGCCTCAGTTCTATTTACATAGGTTAAAGACATCTGCATATCTTTTCGGTAAGATGAATCAGAAAACATTAAACATAATTGGCTGTTGGAAATCTGAGTTCAGCGGTTTTCATCTACGTGGAAAATATTGTCTTTAGCCACCAGATGGCGAAAGAGGATGTTTACTTTTGGAAAGGgggacaaaaagaacaaagcatgcTCCTTCCTTTTTCCACAACTGAAATGACTAATAGTGCAAGTCCAGCTTGTCCAAGGAAGTAGGAGAATGGATGTTTCTaagtttcataaaattatttcctcTACAATGATGGCATTTCTTTCTTGTGccacttttttttctattagccTATTTACAAAATGCTCTCATAATTCTATTTAGAATTGTAGATTTGTTTCTTTGCATCACATTATTCAATTAGCCCAAAATCCACAGATAAAATCAAACGGTACTGTTTCAGCTGATGTTTCTTGAAAATGATCTGAATGCTGtatgtgttttgattcatgtattcTCCTGGGTACAattatataatctttattttttaaaaaaatccattgttTTTAATACATTAATGAAGCCTAATTTGGACAAAACTCTACCTTAGGATTTAAAGTGTTTACTTGTTTCTATCATAGCCCTTAACTAAGAGCAAGTGACTTTATCTGGTAATTCCTCAGTTTTTACATACATGCTTCATTGTAATCAAAGATAATTATGTCATTAGAAGGAACCTAGCCAGGAGAGAAGTATATAAAATAGTTTGGGACTTTTTTTCTGCATAAGATGAAAAGAAATCCTAGAAAGTAGTTCCCAGCCCATGAAAGTATTTGGAGTCTCCGAGTCTGCATTTATCAGTGGTTAGGATTTATACTTGGTACAGTCATTGCATTTATGGgaaagtttgtatttttcttaagcAAAAAATGCCACTTAcaatctcatatatatatatatatatatatatatatttttttttttttttttttttttttttttttttaagaaatttgtttGCAGGTGTTTCAAAGTTCTCACCCAAACACTATGAAAAGTCCAGGAGTTTCAGTGGGTGATTCTCATATGAGTTGCTTTAGAAGGTCAAGGACACTTAAAGTTTATATTAAGTCCATCTCGATTTCCATGTCTCAgcacaaagtattttataaacTTATAAGTAGAAAATAGATTTCATCTTCGATTCAAATATCTATCTCTAGTTTAAAATTATGGTTTATTTCAGGAAAACACTGCATTGAGAATCCTCCTTCTTTTATGATGAGAAAACAGGGAATTCAGGGGTGTGCAGgactgaggttctgttttccttgatttgtctGGCTTTCGGTATCCAGTTCTGGAATGTGATAGCATCTTCCGGTTCTAGGAAAATGCTGTTGGCTTCAGTGTCCCTAGGAAACACAGGAACTTCACTGGGGTATTCTCTCCTACACAGAAGTTACAACATTtacatgattccacttatgtagaaataatttttaaaaatttgtgataTATACTTTATTGGCCAGTCAGTTTAAATCTTGAAGTGAGAACTTAAAAGCCTTGGATCATGAGTGGGGACAGTTCCCTGTGATGGCTTCTAAGTTGAAGCTTCTAATACATTTTACGTCTCTTTTCTTAACCTATGGATTCAACACAGATTTTTTTGGGTTGGTTTTTAACACTACCATGTTTTTGATAAAATCTTTACAtcaaagatgaaggaaaaaactCCCTAAAGTTAGGGGAAATTCTATcttcaaaagaaacatttaacaattaaaaaatttaactgaGTAGGACTCTGGATAATTTGTTACCTTTAATCTTCACTCACCTAATGCTAATATCCTTGCTAGAGCACGTCCAGAATAGCAATACACCTTTAAACCATCAGAAAGAGAGGATAGTGTGACATTGGTAGCAGTcagtccctcccctccccttcctttccaTGTTTTGATACTAGAAAGATTCAGTAGTAAAAATTTGCTGTCCCACTTCTTTGCTTGACAAAAGAGTAATCAAGAATCTCTTTATAATCCCCATTTTATACTTATGATTGTCTCAATAATAAATAATTACCAAGTCCATAACTCTATGGATATTTTTAGGTTCTCTTCATATGAAcaaatttttagtgttttaactGCACCACACCAAATACCTCAAGTTCCCAGAGTTATTCCAGAAAGGtggacagttttattttaaaaataataatagacaaCATTAGTAAAATACTGTATACCAGGTGCTACAaagtattttacaatttttaatctACTTATCCTCACCA
Proteins encoded in this region:
- the Asxl3 gene encoding LOW QUALITY PROTEIN: putative Polycomb group protein ASXL3 (The sequence of the model RefSeq protein was modified relative to this genomic sequence to represent the inferred CDS: deleted 1 base in 1 codon), which gives rise to MKDKRKKKDRTWAEAARLALEKHPNSPMTAKQILEVIQKEGLKETSGTSPLACLNAMLHTNTRIGDGTFFKIPGKSGLYALKKEESSCPADGTLDLVCDSEVDGAEMAEANANGEENGVCTKQVPDEASSTRDSSLTNTAVQGKLVSSFQQHTKKALKQALRQQQKRRNGVSMMVNKTVPRVVLTPLKVSDEQSDPPSGSESKNGEADSSDKEMKHGQKSPTGKQTNQHLKRLKKSGLGHLKWTKAEDIDIETPGSILVNTNLRALINKHTFASLPQHFQQYLLLLLPEVDRQMGSDGILRLSTSALNNEFFAYAAQGWKQRLAEGEFTPEMQLRIRQEIEKEKKTEPWKEKFFERFYGEKLGMSREESMKLTSGPNSDGAEGSSSCGTSGLLGSSAQTPLEEHQPKSKQNSASPEPDFCATVCPMVEVPAKDVMADSESEDILIPEEAVIQEEIAEEVETSICDCQDENHKTMNEFSEESESPTTSHEETQIAPPDGNLESCVVMNDVLETLPHIEVKIEEKSESPQEEMSVVIDQLEVCDSLVPSTSSVTHVSDAEHKEPETAIETNTTKIKTGSSSLEGQFPHEGITVDMELQSDPDEQLSENACISETSFSSESPEGACTSLPSPGGETQSTSEESCTPASLETTFCSEVSSTENTDKYNQRNLTDENLHTSLMSEISPISTSPEISDASLMSNLPLPSEASPVSNLPLTSEASPMSDLPLTSETSSVSSMLLTSETTFVSSVPLPVETSPISNSSMSERMVHQQRKSPSVSEEALSPQKDEPSAPVKPLGENLISQQKPLSNTPEPIKMGSSSIAPEVFPSEELHSKTLGQQPCKSHVEIEKPYPPSVSELSSAEMMKVKNHSVLQRTEKKGLSSPLELSVFSEETESKGNEPPSVKLQDKQYIPSVDKASFSEGSRNKTHKQGSTQNRLEISHTSKSSEPSKSPDGIRNESRESELSKRKTAEQHSFGICKEKRARIEDDQSTRNISSSSSPEKEQPPREEPRVPPLKIQLSKIGPPFIIKSQPVSKPESRASTSTSVSGGRNTGARTLADIKARAQQARAQREAAAAAAVAAAASIVSGAMGSPGEGGKARTLAHIKEQTKAKLFAKHQARAHLFQTSKETRLPPISSKEGPPNLEVSSTPETKMEGSTGVIIVNPNCRSPSNKSAHLRETSTVLQQSLNPTQLPETATDLSVHSSDENIPVSHLSEKIVSSTSSENSSMPMLFNKNSVPVSVCSTAISGAIKEHPFVSSVDKSSVLMSVDSANTTISACNISMLKTIQGTDTPCIAIIPKCIESTPIPATTEGASISSSMDEKPLLIPSSSATNLVSSQYTSVPTPSIGNNLPNHLSTSSVLIPPTGINNRFPSEKIAMPGSEEQATLSMGTTVRAALSCSDSVAVTDTLVARPPVAMFTGNMLTINSFDSPPKLSAESLDKNSAPRNRADNSGKPQQPPGGFAPATINRSIPCKVIVDHSTTLTSSLSLTVSIESAETSLDLQSRSVRTEVSIQPMACPQVSVISRPEPVTSENIDHSSSFIAASAAKQDCKTLQAPCTSLRELPLVVPDKLNEAAAPSHSFAEQTRNPTTFKSEADTTCSNQYNPGNRICWNDDAMRSTGQPLVSHSSSSKQKEYAEQSCPKAIKTEHTSYSHVSELHPRNLIANVTLPVKSEPHEVDKGFRMDTEDFSGPGLPPPTAEVATSIPQAQNLDAPSSSAREEAISLAPDTLKRIPSAGSSSCRLSSVEANNPLVTQLLQGNLPLEKVLPQPRLGAKLEINRLPLPLQTTSVGKTPPERNIVEMPSSSPNPDGKGYLAGTLAPLQMRKRENHPKKRVARTVGEHTQVKCEPGKLLVDPDVKGVPCVINSGMSQLGHSQPFKQEWLNKHSMQNRIVHSPEVKQQKRLLPACSFQQNLFHVDKNGGFHPDAGTSHRQQFYQMPMAARGPIPTAALLQASSKPPVGCNAFAFNRHLEQKGLGEVSLPSAPHQLRLANMLSPSMPIKEGDDVGGAAHTMPNKALVHPHCPHPPPPPPPPPLALPPPPPPPPPLPPPLPNAEVPSDQKQPPVTMETTKRLSWPQSTGICSNIKSEPLSFEEGLSSSCELGMKQVSYDQNEMKEQLKAFALKSADFSSYLLSEPQKPFPQLAAQKMQVQQQQQLCGNYPTIHFGSTSFKRAASAIEKSIGILGSGSSPATGLPGQNAQMPVQNFADSSNADELELKCSCRLKAMIVCKGCGAFCHDDCIGPSKLCVACLVVR